The sequence below is a genomic window from Phoenix dactylifera cultivar Barhee BC4 chromosome 8, palm_55x_up_171113_PBpolish2nd_filt_p, whole genome shotgun sequence.
tttttttttctatgtggATAAGTGGAGGGTCTCAATGACTCAACTAGCCAAGCTTCCCTCCTCATTCATTTCCAATATTTATACATCCTTTCTTCAAGATTAAGCATTCTCAATTTTAGTAAAAGCTATCGATTGATATTTTgccaaggaaaaaaaaggattgaGATGTCATAATTCCTCTACTTCGCATTTAGTCATTAACATTATAAggtacatacaaaaaaaaagcatgattAACTAATTTGGTCAAACTTTTATGGATAAATTAATCAGATTTATATCtttaatatttcattgaaaagcaAAATATGCAAAAAGTCGTACTAAAGAGGATCCGAACTCTATTATAAAAGAGTTTGGCTTGCATGGCCCTCTAGAAATAATTAATAGTCATGGCCGGCATCTCTGATGGATGGAGAACAATATCAATTTTGAGCCAACAATGTCTACATTGGCAcgtcatatatatatttaattttgtcGGTTTTGTAGACGGTTGGCACGCTAGATTATATACTTAATCTTACCGGTTTCGCAGACGGTTGCATTAAGGGAGGTGACCGCCGCTTAAAAACAAATGCCTGCTATTCAACCTTCAGTCTCCAtctctttaaaagaaaaaagattggaGATGTTAATCTCAGATTCTCAAGTCAGCATGTTGAAGGGTTTGTCCATAAAAAATTCCATTGCATGCTCTTTTATCCATTAAATGCTTGTTTGAGGACGTGGTAGACTTCTTCATCCATATTTGCCCAACATTCTCCTCCCCATCTCCTCAAACCCCAGTGGCCCATCATGAGAGATGTACATTTAGTTGATAGAGATAGTCCCAAAACAAGGGACAGGGCCATGATTTACTTAAGTTATGTTTGGAAGAGCTTCTAAAtgtccaaaaagtactttctgattctctaaaaatatttttgaatgaaaaaaaaatatttagtaaaaattttaaaaaattattttagtttttttaaaaatctaaaaatagttttttattttaaaacttttcgtaAAAACTGATTTAaattttatccaaaaattattttttgatcaaaatatttataataaaatataataattaatttcCGAATGTGTGAGATGGTGGTTGGATTCCAAGGGACTTGTTTTCGTAGAAAAAAAAGACCACGATTAAAATCCATTATTTCTCTGCGACTCGGAGTAGTGGTTTCAGTAAAAATGAGTAGTCCTTTCCCAGATGGAGCTAGTTAATTTTAACCGCAGAATTAAATTACATTCAGGTCCAGAGATTTCTTAAATTATGCTTTAACTTTACTGCCTCCGTCAGCTGCCGTAAATAATGAACTTGTCCCCGTCACGCGGCCTGACGAGACAAGTTCACTTTAATGGCGGGCGCTGAATTACATGCTACCccctcgatttttttttttatttaagttcCTTGAACTCTCGTCCCTCAGCCGTTGGTAAAATTGAATACTCAGTCGTGCGGCGTGACAAAACTAGTTCAATTAGAAATTGCAGGctttgtttttattattttttattatttttaaaagccTTCATTATAtcccgaattttttttttgacttttaccattatatatatatatatatatatatatatatatatatatatatatatatatatatatatatatatatggatttttatctcctcctctcctgcCCATCTCTCATCTTTTACCGGATCTCACTCTTAACCTTGTCACCCCTCCTCGATGATACCATCAGCTTCTTCATCCGACTCCAAGTTATTCCTCATCCCAGCCATATTGTCAGCGCCattccacctctctctctctctctccctctaatACTCTTCCGATTACCTTTCTGACTAAATCACACTCTCTCTCATTTCTAACCACATCGCCGGCCTTTTCCTCCTCATCCCTCTAGCATTCTCTAAGCCACCTCTCCGTCTAACGTTGAGCTCTCTCTCATCCTCAGCCACATTGCCGATtccatcttctcttcttctctcttgtcTCTGGCCATGTCGCCGACCCTATTTATCTtttgtaaataaaaaaaattgtaacaaatatattttttattagaaatctaaaaaattaaaaataaaatttctgtttcaatatttttgttttgtttaaaaaaaagataattatgCCAAACACAGCCTTAAAAATTATTGTTAACTGGTGGTGGCCGCACCGTACGGCTGGAGAAATGAGCCAGTCCCAGCAAGTGAAGTGGCGGGACGCCATTTTTACGGTGTGGACTAAATTACCCGCGGGTCCTTATAAAAGTTATATTTGTTCTCATTTAACATGATAGCTGAAGTGATCTGATTATAATTTAGTCTGAGCAATTATTTGGTCTTGTCCCGGCAATTCAGTTGCCGGAACTAGCCTAGAAATTTTGACGGAAACGAGACTAAAGCCTCATGAACTTTGAAATACGCATAAGCACTCAACTTCTGACATCCAAAACTAAATTTATATAAGGAGCAGCAAAAGTATACTTGGAGTGAAAGCTCATACTTGAGTATTTTACTAACACATGCACAAAGCCTTTTAAGCTTCAATTGTTAATTTAAACTCTTTAATGCCTGGAATGTGTCATCAAATTTTGAATACATAGACAGAGTTCTGCCTTACAGTACTTTTCCTCCTTGGGTACATAATATGGATTCAACTCAGATAATCATAAAGGAAGGTCCTGTTTCGCATCAACTGCCAGTTTCCagtttttgatttttgtttctaaaattatggaaactgaGACTGAAAACTGCGACTTGCTAACAAAAGACATTAAAGACAAGCTTCTTCATGATATtgacattctctctctctcgcttttttctttttttggtatacCGGCTTCTCAGACCATACGTATATGAGTACAGCCAATAAAGTTAGAAATATTGACATTCTtgatagaaaggaagaatcaatGGATCTCTCTGCTTAGGAACTCTCGATTAGaagaatcttaaaaaaaaaaaatcttttaatgatatttgtgaaaaaaaaagaaaaaaaaatcacttggCTCAAAGGAGACCGCAACACTTCATTCTTCCATAAGGTGGCATCtgagaggaagagaaaaagCCTCATTTCTTCAGTGATGGAAGATGGAGTCGGCTGTTCTTCCCATGAGGATATCTCTGAAAAGCTCCAGTCGTTCAGTGGCTTATTTGGGTCTTTTAACGCTGAAGCAGTgtatgaaaaaggaaagaaaatgaagaaaaaggcACCCCCTCTCGCAGTTGTAACTATTTCTGCTTTCAATTAACAGTAAATCACTTGTGGGTACTTTTTTTCAATAAACTTGAACGAGTCATAAATTTGGAACCTGATTTATTATTCTGCAACTTAAGGCACTAGCTTAATAAGAGAAGGCAATGAAACTAGCATTTTCTAAATCAAATGATCTGATAAAGTGAATTGTTTCAACTTACATCACAAGAATTTTGAAATCTGACAAGGTATAAGACCTAGCAAATTTATATCATGAGGCCAAAGGTTCAGGTCTGATACCATATTTTTCCACGATTAGTGAACAAGGGAAACAGCCAAGCAAGTTCAGTAAGGTACGGGTACGCGAACTTCTGGAGGACCGGACTTCATGTCCTCCAGAATGAGATCAAAAAGAGCTTGAGCCACAGGACCTTCTTTGCCTGTAACAATAAAATGAAAAATCAGCATTCCAGTGATCAGAAGGTTCATATATTTGTAAGAGGCTACAACTATGAAGGTTTAACCTCATTTACATAAATATTATTTAGCAATGTATGAGAGTAACAGGATATTTTCAAACCCAGGTCACCTGATATTGTACAACCAATCATGAATGGTTAATTATTCAAATAATAAGGTGTCTGCTGGATACTCATTTACACCGATGGAAAACAATTCAAATAAAACCTCACTTACATGCCAATTTAGTGTAGTGAAGCCCAGGCAACACTATCAGAGGTGTGCATTATATATCAAAACATTTCAGCCTCTAGGCAATTACCATCTTTAAGAAACAAAGACTGCTAACTGCTATAAAAATAACCCAGTTAAGGCCTGTACCAATGACTTCCTAGCCATAGTGTCAGGCTGAAAGCAGATGATCATGATTTAGAATTCACAACAGATCCCAAAACATGAATGCAACTCTTACTGAtacaacataaaattaaaatccatTTTATATGACATCAAATCCAATGGGATACTGGATAACAAAAATATGAgactttcaaaagaaaaatttagtgtattaatcctatttatgttcctctttttttttgtgtgtgtgtgtgtgtaatcaTGCTTTCAAGCATCTTCAAGTGTTTGACGAAGAACATGCATTTAATGCATATTTgttgcccaaactaaatgaccagaacaaaagaaagaaatttgttAATTATGGAGGTAAACTCAGCATACCAGCACCGATGACTTGGTCATCCCATTGCAGGACAGGCTTTACGATAACACCACTCCCAATAAGCATCATCTCATCAGCCATCTTCCCTTCCTGGACAGATACATTCCCTAGTCTGATTCCTCTAAGTCTCCCATCTGCCACAAGTTGTTCAGCAAGAACCAAAATTCGTTTTGCTGTGCACCCACTAAGAATTTTGTCAAAGTGGGGCATCAGAAGCTCTCTATCTGATGTCACAAAAGCAACATTCATGTTAGGACCCTCAGCAACAAACCCTTCATCATCTAACCAAATTGCTGCAAATGCTCCATTCTCTTCGGCTTCCATCTTGGACAGCGCATTAGGTAAGTAGTTTACACTCTTCATTATGGAAAACTGTGGTGATTTCATTGGGACTGATGATGTAATGACTTTAACACCCTTCCGGTCAGGTAAAGCTCGGCCTTTGATCACAATGGCATAGAGAACAGGGTTTAGACATCCGGATGGAGATAATAAGAAATCACCAGGTCCAGGAGAGAGCCAGTATCTCAATGAACCTTGCCTGCATCTTGAGGTGCTTACAGTTTGGATAAGGATGCCTCTCATGGTTGAGCGCTCAAATGGGAGACGAATTTTGGCCATAGATGCAGACCTTAAGAAACGATCTAGATGTTGATCTAGCTCATAAAGGTATCTGAGATCATGAAAACATACAAAGAAACTGTGTCAATATTTGGAGTGAGTATTGGCTTATTGGTGAATATGGAAGGCATGGTTGATTGACATGAATGGGATTTCTCTTCCTtaatcttctaaatttttgaatttttctcatTGCCCTTCACtgtatttaagaaaaacaaaagaaaccaCACAAGGCAAAGTGAGTTAACAAATTACCAAAATATATAGATATTTATAAGGTTATCTATAAAAGAGGCTCAATTTAGATAGCTCACAATAGATTCCTTTAATTAAACATGCATTCTCATATAGATATTTCTATATTTCATGTATTGCATATCTGCAAACAtcatctaaagaagaaaaactccAAATAAAGTATGAGAAGGATACCCTTTTTTTTGACAGAATATGACAAGTCCACGCGTCCTCATAAAAAGAATGCATAGTGAAAAAATTGACAATGAAAAACAAATCAAGTGCATGAATAAATAATCTTAGTGGTCTTCTATGTGAAGGCCATGAGTCACCTTATTTTTGTTTACCAATGGAATCTTAAGATTGTTGGGTTAGAATAATGGAAAGTTCAGGTCCATGAAGAGAAAGGCTCACCCAAGTGATCTGGAAAGATCAAAAGTCGACGACTAATCATCAACCATACCACAGCTATCTGTTCTATTAGTTCAATAGTACTAAATGATAAGAAAATATAGCCCTATTTCCAAGCCAGAAAGTAAAGCCAAAATATTTAAGCCACTCCTTTCATCACTTTAAGAAAAGCATAGACAATATCTGCATCTTTCACATGTCCCAAAGTATCGCAAATACCTTGGTTCTTACCCATCCATTATGGCTGCAGTATCAAAAACACCATGTCCTCGATGGACCATGTGATCATCCATGTGTATCACCATAGCAGCAGGATCTGTAGTTATCCCACCAAAGATGCTAGAGTACATTGCCATGTAATTTTGCCTGCTAGTTACTTTTTCCTGGAATTCCCTTAGCTTTTCTGCAACCTTGCATTCACAAATAAATTGAAATTTAGCAAATATGTTCTAACAGCAGATAAGTTAGCATGACACACTTAcacaaataaattaaaatttaggATACTGGGCCACCAATCAATTTGTTTGGCTCCTCTCAaaatgaaaaattaataaaaaaaaaagcttagcAGCCTATTCATCCACAGTTCGTTGTGCCAAGGCATTATTTGAGTTAAGATAAAAGATACCACAAAAGGTAAATGCTTTTTTTTAATGTAGTAGTTCTAAAGTTCATATATGACCACAGATCTTTGTTTAACAAACATAACAAGAAGAACCTTATGAGGCTAATTAAATTACAGCTCTGTATGGCTTCTAAATGAACGTCCTAGTGCACTACACCCATTCACTCTGCAGGAAAGAATCTATTCTCTCCTTTGATTCCACTGCCAAGCTA
It includes:
- the LOC103696068 gene encoding D-amino-acid transaminase, chloroplastic isoform X2, encoding MASLTAPSLREPVSGNWPIGRIAGFPGVIRSPGRARVAFHGGSYRGFGVGVEARRWGVTRAVTSSNWGDPAGVGINTFRVPLLSGSEVAEKLREFQEKVTSRQNYMAMYSSIFGGITTDPAAMVIHMDDHMVHRGHGVFDTAAIMDGYLYELDQHLDRFLRSASMAKIRLPFERSTMRGILIQTVSTSRCRQGSLRYWLSPGPGDFLLSPSGCLNPVLYAIVIKGRALPDRKGVKVITSSVPMKSPQFSIMKSVNYLPNALSKMEAEENGAFAAIWLDDEGFVAEGPNMNVAFVTSDRELLMPHFDKILSGCTAKRILVLAEQLVADGRLRGIRLGNVSVQEGKMADEMMLIGSGVIVKPVLQWDDQVIGAGKEGPVAQALFDLILEDMKSGPPEVRVPVPY
- the LOC103696068 gene encoding D-amino-acid transaminase, chloroplastic isoform X1; translation: MASLTAPSLREPVSGNWPIGRIAGFPGVIRSPGRARVAFHGGSYRGFGVGVEARRWGVTRAVTSSNWGADPAGVGINTFRVPLLSGSEVAEKLREFQEKVTSRQNYMAMYSSIFGGITTDPAAMVIHMDDHMVHRGHGVFDTAAIMDGYLYELDQHLDRFLRSASMAKIRLPFERSTMRGILIQTVSTSRCRQGSLRYWLSPGPGDFLLSPSGCLNPVLYAIVIKGRALPDRKGVKVITSSVPMKSPQFSIMKSVNYLPNALSKMEAEENGAFAAIWLDDEGFVAEGPNMNVAFVTSDRELLMPHFDKILSGCTAKRILVLAEQLVADGRLRGIRLGNVSVQEGKMADEMMLIGSGVIVKPVLQWDDQVIGAGKEGPVAQALFDLILEDMKSGPPEVRVPVPY